Genomic segment of Deinococcus sp. Marseille-Q6407:
GCAGCATGTTCCAGTCGGTGATGGATCCTGTCGAGCGGCGCAACCTTGGTGCGCACTACACCTCAGAGGAGAACATCCTCAAAGCCCTGGGACCGCTGTTCTTGGATGAGCTGCATGCCCAGCGGGAAGCGGCCAGGGGCAATAAGGGGAAGTTGGAAGCCTTCTTGAAGCTGCTGCCGACCCTGCGCTTCCTCGACCCTGCCTGCGGCTCTGGAAACTTTCTGCTGCTGGCTTACCGTGAGTTGCGCCGTCTGGAACTAGATGCCCTGGCTGAGCAGCAAAAGGGGCAGCAAGTGCTTGATGTGGCGCACCTCATCCGGGTGAACGTCGGGCAATTCTATGGGATTGAGTACGACGAGTTCCCGGCCCAGATTGCCCGCGTCGCCATGTGGCTGGCTGACCACCAGATGAATATTGAGGCCAGTCGCAAGCTGGGGCAGAACTTCGTGAACTTGCCGCTGACTCAATCGGCACACATTCGGCATGAGGATGCCCTGGAAGTGGACTGGGCTGAGCATCTCCAGCTGCACCAGGATGCTCACAGTCTTATTCGCCTCTACATCGTCGGGAACCCGCCCTTTGTGGGAGGGAAGAAAATGTCCAAAGAGCAGCGTGCCCAGGTCGTGCGGGAATTCGATGGAGTGAAGGATGCTGGGGTGCTGGACTATGTGGCTGCGTGGTACGTCAAGGCCGCGAAGGTCATGCAGACCGTCAGCCGCGAGTATCCGGAGCTGCAGACTGCTGCGGCCCTGGTCAGTACCAACAGCGTGACCCAGGGCGAGCAAGTCGCGCCGCTGTGGGGCAATCTGCTGGAAAGCTATGGCCAGACCATCACTGCTGCGCACCGTACATTCAAATGGAGCAACGACGCCCCAGGGCAGGCCGCCGTTCACTGCGTCATTGTGCAGTTTCAGCCCACGGAGCAGGCCACTGGAAAGTCGCGCCGCCTGTTCACTTATGCCAGCCCTACCGCTGCGCCTCTCGAGGTACAGGCTGGAAGCATTACCCCCTACCTGACTGATGGCCCACCCGTCATCGTCCGTAAGGCTGGGCAGCCGCTGCGCCTAGGTGTACCCGGCATTCACTTCGGCAATATGCCGCTGGACGGAGGGAACCTGCTGCTGACCGAGGAGGAGCGGGCCGAGCTACTGGCAAAGGAACCAGGAGCTGAGAAGTTCATCAAACCGTTGCTGGACGCGCAGGACTTCCTGAATGGTGGAATGCGCTATTGCTTGTGGCTGGTGGAGGCCGAGCCGGCTGAGCTGACACAGTTGCCTGAGGTTAGGAAGCGCATTGAGGCGACGAAGGCGTGGCGACTGGCAAGCACCCGTGAGCAGACTCGGAAGAAGGCGCAGAATCCGGCACTGTTTGGAGAAAATCGCCACCCTGAAGGCAATTATCTGGCTATCCCTGGGTTCAGCAGTGAACGCCGTGAATACGTGCCCATCGGCTATCTCACTGCAGAAACCGTAGTTAATAACAAGCTCTACATGGTGCCGGACGCCGACCTATATACCTTCGGCCTCATCCAGAGCCGCCTGCACATGGATTGGATGCGCTTAGTAGGTGGAAGACTAAAGTCTGACTACAGCTATACCAAGGACATTGTGTACAACACTTTCCCTTGGCCTGACCGGGAATCCCTCAAGCCTAAGCAGGTGCAGGCTGTGGAACAGGCAGCTCAGACTGTGCTTAATGCACGTGCCGCTCACCCAGATAGCACCTTGGCGCAACTGTACGACCCCAACCTGATGCCTGTGGATCTCAGGGCAGCCCACAATGCCCTTGACCGCGCTGTGGACGCCTTGTATGGGCTGAAGAGCGGTAGTACCGAGGCTCAGCGGCTGGCGCGGCTGCTGGAGCTTTACCAGGAGCTGGCTCCGACGCTGGAGAGTCAGATGAAGGCGAAAGCTAAGCGAGGCAAGAAAGAGGAATGAAACTGATTCGGAAGCACTGGCAACTTGCCGTCCTCATCTGTCTCTGATTCTTGCTGCAGAGAGGTGAGCCTGGGGCCTTTTTTGGGGACTTGGAGTACGTCTGTCTGTAGGAGCTTACTGCTGGTAAGCCGTTTCCGGCACCGTTTTTCCCTCTCTGCTTCGCAGAGATAAAAGGGATATGGAAAAAATTCAAAGCAGGATCCCCAAAAAGACTCTGACGGTTGCCGATATGGGCCGGCTCACCCTTGATGAGGCCCGCGAGATTTACCAGCAGGTGCATTGTCAGCTTGGTCTAGAGATGCCAGGTGGCATGGAATTCTGGTCTGTCGGTCAGCTTTCTACTGCGGTGATTGCCATGTTGGTCAACAAGTACCGTGTCACTACGCCGCTCAGACATAGTGTGCTGCCGACCTCCATTTCTTATGTCTCTGAGAAGCCAGGGCACCTGCGATCTCGCTACTTGAATCGCAGTAAAGCTGGTGAGGGCATTCTTGTTCCTGAGGGAGCCTGCTGCGTCTATTGCGGGCTACGGCCTGGCGACTTGCACATTCAGCTACGAAGTCACTACCTTTTCGGGGGCGGCGAGATTCTGCTTCGGCAACAGGGGCCACTGGCATGTGCACACGTGGGCTCAGGTCCAGACGATGATCTCCGGATTGAGATGATGTGCTGTAGCTGTCACTACGAGTTTGACCGTGGGCATCGTTTGGGAGACCGGCTCCTGCGGGCTATGTACTATGACAGTGCAGGTCTGGAGTGGCACCACAGAAACCATAAAAAGATGCATCTTCTAGGAGAACAGTACGGTTGGAGTGGCCTGCAGGCAGGCGGCACAGACTATCTTACGGCTTGGTCCATAGCTCAGGGAACAGTCTTTGATCTGCAGGCTCCAGAACGTCTTTACCGTCATTTCTCTTGGAATAACCGTGAGACTTTGGAAGACCAACGAGCGGTGGCTCAGGCAGCTCTCCGGCGCTTACTGGCTCGCCGAGTGCTGATGGCGGACTATCAGCTCGTTCCCAGCGCCCAGAGGGCTGGTGAACGATTCGCGATTGCCTGTGATTGATGGTGATTCTGCTGTGCAGGAAAAACACTGGGGAGGGCACGCTGATCTGCTTCGCTGTGCTCCAGCTCAAAGCAGTGCCAGTGTTCCAGCGCCACACTTTCTTGCTGGTAGAGATGGGCCTGTTCCCAATTGCAGCGCCAACGGGCAGCCCATCGAGGAGGTCGAGGTCGTCGGATCAGGTAAAGGATTGGGCTGGGCAGAAAACATGCCAGGTGTTCTACCTAGGAGATAGTAAAAAAAGTGTCCCCAATGATTTCTCATTGGGGCGCTCCAGGACGTGGTGCCTGGCTGTCTCCAGCGGTAGGAGACGGTTGACGGATTACGCGGTCAAGCGGCTCGTTTTACGCCGGGCGGGGGCGGGAGATTATTGCTCCGAAGAGGTCGTATTACCGGTGGCGGACAGAGGTGATCAGGGTTTCCCCTACACGCGAACCGTCATTTTGCAGACGGGCGAGCCTTTTAACGTCAGGTCGACGGAGTTGATGTGCATATTTTTGACCACACACTTTGCAGGAGTCACTCTGTCAGGTGTGCTAACGCTCTGGGGGCCAACCCTTTACGTCCCGGTGCTCGGCGTTGCATCCGCCGTGTAGTTCTCGCAGACATTCCCAGATGCACTGAAGTCGCATCCTTTACCGATGGCAGTTTTCGGCCCAGTCGTAATTTCACGACCAGTACACAGGGCTTACGGAACAGCTTCCGCTCGACCTGTTTGAACCTAGTATCCGCCGCTCCCACTCCTGGCCGCCCACTCAAAACTCGAGTGTTTGATGTATAGCCAGCAGCTTCCCACGTTATCCATTTCTTTCGGCTGCTTTCGCAGTGATATAGCCCGGTCAGCATCCATGCAAACTTCGCTGTACAGTCAGCTCCAAGAGAGCCTTTAGCCGCGCAAATGTTCCGAACTCGCGGTTTACCTGCTTGCCTGTTGTCCACGCTTCTCAGCGGCCCGAATGTGTCCATCCGGTTCTGACCACTTATACCTATAGCTTGCCCTTGAGCAAAGCTATCCACCCCACAGCAAAGTTCCTCTTTGCCGTTACTGGCTTGAGCTATCCGCCGACCTGCTGAGCTTGCGCCCGACAGTGCCACAGCACCTAACCCTCTTGCGAAAGTCCCGCTCAGGTCATCACCCTGAGTCAGTTCATTGCTGCTCATATCGTCACCGATATGCTGACGCCCACCAGTGGGGAAGAAGTTGTACCGTTCCCAGCACCCCTCCCAAATTTTTCGAAACGGCAGGGGTCGTGATGAATCACTTGCCCGTTTCCGTGTCGCCCAACATTGAAGCCGAAGCCCAATCCTTTTGGATTGGATAGAGCCAGGGAATTGCACCCCGACGCCTCCGTTGCAGCCGCACCAGCGAGGTTTCCCCAGCATGCAGCTACGTCGGTTAGGACTGGTGGCGAGCCATGCCCTTGGTTTGTCTGCGAGGACAGCACCATGTGGAGAAGATACCATTGAATTTGTCCTAGATAGGAACATTCTTTATATGTACTAGAATTACATCACAAATACAGAATAAAATCTGCACATGCAATATCACACCAGCGTGACTGGAGCGCTTCAGACGGTGGCTCGTTTAAGCAGATCGTCGCCTTACGTTGCCCCTATTTTGGCTCCAGTGCCTAAAGCTGTGGCGATAGCTTCCAGACAGGCTCAGCGCTATCCCACAATCACTGCTGATCATGGCACCCGTACTGCGCTCCGTAAGGTCGGTTTACCGGTCGTACAGTTGGTCATCTTGCCACCTGATCCAGATGGGGAGAATGTACCGATGTTGCTTATGTCAAACACTCCTGTTGGAGAGCGTGAGACGTGGAGTCATGTCCTGGATGATGATAATGAGCACCCGCTGGAATGGCGTAACTATCAGCTCGCCAGAGGGAAACGTGGGGCCATAACGTGGCGTCTCAATACGATCGCGCGCGAGCATTATCGCAAGCGCATTGCGCGTCTCATTACTGGACGTGGTGGGGCACCTGCACCTGGCGAACGGCCCTATCAACTCTCTGATGAGACAGCCCACGCTCAGGTGCTCAAATTGGCTGACCATCTGTTGCACTATCCTGGGTTGAGTGGGATACGGGCCGACATTTTTGACCTCGCTCAATACTCC
This window contains:
- a CDS encoding DNA methyltransferase is translated as MLTWNEIRTRSAQFAERWQDAVKENAEAQTFWNEFLAVYGIDRRRVAAFERKVKGLEKGSGRGRIDLLWPGLFMAEHKSKGRDLDDATCQAIEYVQVLEEHERPQWVAVSDFGRIRLQEVATGEAYEFPLEELPREVERFAFLIGKQLRHQAPTDPVNVKAAQQMGKLHNLLEDSGYTGHYLELLLVRLLFLLFGDDTGLWEERGLFYDLLADHTRTDGEDTGGTLARLFQVLDTPGDRRQANLPEYFAVFPYVNGELFTERIDLADFSPKMRQMLLEACALDWGAVSPAIFGSMFQSVMDPVERRNLGAHYTSEENILKALGPLFLDELHAQREAARGNKGKLEAFLKLLPTLRFLDPACGSGNFLLLAYRELRRLELDALAEQQKGQQVLDVAHLIRVNVGQFYGIEYDEFPAQIARVAMWLADHQMNIEASRKLGQNFVNLPLTQSAHIRHEDALEVDWAEHLQLHQDAHSLIRLYIVGNPPFVGGKKMSKEQRAQVVREFDGVKDAGVLDYVAAWYVKAAKVMQTVSREYPELQTAAALVSTNSVTQGEQVAPLWGNLLESYGQTITAAHRTFKWSNDAPGQAAVHCVIVQFQPTEQATGKSRRLFTYASPTAAPLEVQAGSITPYLTDGPPVIVRKAGQPLRLGVPGIHFGNMPLDGGNLLLTEEERAELLAKEPGAEKFIKPLLDAQDFLNGGMRYCLWLVEAEPAELTQLPEVRKRIEATKAWRLASTREQTRKKAQNPALFGENRHPEGNYLAIPGFSSERREYVPIGYLTAETVVNNKLYMVPDADLYTFGLIQSRLHMDWMRLVGGRLKSDYSYTKDIVYNTFPWPDRESLKPKQVQAVEQAAQTVLNARAAHPDSTLAQLYDPNLMPVDLRAAHNALDRAVDALYGLKSGSTEAQRLARLLELYQELAPTLESQMKAKAKRGKKEE